Proteins from one Haliscomenobacter hydrossis DSM 1100 genomic window:
- a CDS encoding NACHT domain-containing protein, which produces MSRQRKTRLLLIGIDAYQNWPHLSYPLSDCKGFLEVLKNHYGFSEADLIHEDKRPLYDEEATTEMIYDELYRLKDKDELGASVLSASENLIIYFAGHGHLDKRYEEGYWAPVDAPIPKRPSDLKKLISVGEVAKILSKTPAHHIVLIVDACFPQTFARMSVDVPLGSDDNNPEEKPSRWALTSGRLERVKDKSPFAEALRSLLESNSNPKLSIINLGAGVMERVRESGQQNAWCAPLTENRFDGGEFFFYRQSPAPISVQTPQPGMGAETLPHRMRLGSKQYLERLKAGRFKYLRIEKLLLTETNLPDFVDTQVKVQEQVSPLQKAVQSLWGQTQSHAVVFGDGGTGKTVSLLRLWEAWPDSPTAPVPVFIALNEYNALNEADRSDFVLRSIARNCGLAESLTDEWKNALWNILRRQHPDGSPSILLLLDGFNEVSAERTPLLVELNRLAQEAQGVQMVITSRYVEIRNFQWAQQSEILELQTLPTNKIEGYLNKLGLPLPKDEAMFQLLGNPMMLTIYGGSSQIAQRYASDNRFRFLPTQSVGELLWNFTQAQLVKYYEDNAHDPDEQIWHRFLLRCLLPYIAYRMEEQGDFFLAYRRRSNPDFNFQILLDEAFVELNREELTDVFPEFAGKRTFLGLGEMTDLDAREQRSRRIREYLVEKLTLLVLEKDELRFLHQNFRDFFATCHLLNTAEMGIAAPYWTTRALPVYLRRMLTQIEGEHHYDPQKVLAARLMPGFQAQSRLALLLNQCRGTFHDEPTQTAVMNLVATLADGRQTLAGADLRDLDLQKVRFNGIPLSAQQYYRYLPARLENALLKGRLLFSQGHNRRASSVSYSPHGKKILSGSHDGTVKEWLVLSGECLQTLQGHEDWVNSVSYSPDGKKILSGSNDGTVKEWLMASGECLQTLHGHGYGVWSVSYSPDGKKILSGSHDCTVKEWLVASGECLQTLQGHSDPVMSVSYSADGKKILSGSVDCTVKEWLVVSGECLQTLRGHDNVVSSVSYSADGKKILSGSSDKTVKEWLVASGECLQTLRGHDSGIESVSYSADGKKILSGSSDHTVKEWLVASGECLQTLRGHTYRVESVSYSADGKKILSGSADGTVKEWLVVSGECLQTLQGYDDGVSSVSYSPDGQKILLGSADGTVKEWLVASGECLQTLRGHDNVVSSVSYSADGKKILSGSDDRTVKEWLVLSGECLQTLHGHDGGVSSVSYSPNEQKILSGSDDHTVKEWSVASGECLQTLQGHTYGVESVSYSADGKKILSGSSDKTVKEWLVASGECLQTLRGHTYRVESVSYSADGKKILSGSDDHTVKEWSVASGECLQTLNGHDRQVRSMSYSPDGKKILSGSYDKRVKEWLVSSGECLQTLQGHDSGIESVSYSTDGKKILSVSHDRTVKEWLVESGECLQTLHNEAGLMIQGCDFSHCHPDSVFTQEEKERLRQYGAIFDEKDQAMWEATTAEARSGLEPDKNYISTTT; this is translated from the coding sequence ATGTCACGCCAACGCAAAACTCGCCTGCTGCTGATCGGTATTGATGCCTACCAAAATTGGCCACACTTATCCTACCCGTTAAGTGACTGCAAGGGGTTCCTTGAGGTATTGAAAAACCATTATGGCTTTTCGGAGGCTGACCTGATTCATGAAGACAAACGACCGCTATATGATGAGGAAGCGACTACAGAAATGATTTATGATGAACTGTATCGTCTCAAAGACAAAGATGAATTAGGAGCATCTGTCCTTAGTGCCAGTGAGAATCTTATCATTTATTTTGCAGGGCATGGGCATTTGGACAAAAGGTATGAAGAAGGCTACTGGGCACCTGTTGATGCTCCTATCCCCAAACGCCCCTCTGATTTGAAAAAATTAATTTCTGTTGGCGAAGTCGCCAAAATATTGTCTAAAACACCTGCGCACCACATCGTCTTGATAGTGGATGCCTGTTTCCCACAAACCTTCGCCCGCATGTCAGTTGATGTTCCGCTTGGAAGTGACGACAACAATCCCGAAGAAAAGCCATCACGCTGGGCTCTGACTTCCGGGCGTTTGGAGCGTGTAAAGGATAAAAGCCCTTTTGCGGAAGCCTTACGGAGTTTGTTAGAGAGCAATAGCAACCCAAAACTGTCTATAATAAATCTTGGAGCCGGGGTTATGGAACGTGTGCGCGAAAGTGGCCAGCAAAACGCTTGGTGTGCACCCCTCACCGAAAACCGTTTCGACGGCGGGGAATTTTTCTTTTACCGCCAAAGCCCTGCCCCCATCTCCGTCCAAACACCCCAACCGGGTATGGGTGCTGAAACCTTGCCCCACCGAATGCGGCTAGGCTCAAAACAGTACCTCGAACGTTTGAAAGCTGGGCGTTTCAAATACCTGCGCATCGAAAAACTGCTCTTGACGGAGACCAACTTGCCGGATTTTGTGGATACCCAGGTCAAAGTCCAGGAGCAGGTATCACCTCTCCAAAAAGCGGTGCAATCACTATGGGGGCAGACTCAATCCCATGCTGTGGTGTTTGGAGATGGCGGTACGGGTAAAACCGTCTCTCTACTGCGGCTCTGGGAAGCTTGGCCCGACAGTCCTACTGCTCCCGTACCAGTATTTATCGCCCTAAACGAATACAATGCTCTGAATGAGGCGGATCGCTCCGATTTCGTACTTCGCAGCATCGCCCGCAACTGCGGCTTGGCGGAAAGCCTGACCGATGAGTGGAAAAATGCGCTCTGGAACATCCTGCGCAGGCAGCACCCTGATGGTTCTCCATCTATCTTGCTGCTGCTCGATGGCTTCAACGAAGTAAGCGCCGAGCGCACACCTTTGCTAGTCGAACTCAATCGCCTGGCGCAGGAGGCACAGGGTGTACAAATGGTCATCACCTCGCGTTATGTTGAAATCCGTAATTTCCAATGGGCGCAGCAATCCGAAATATTGGAACTGCAAACCCTACCAACAAACAAGATAGAAGGCTATCTGAATAAGTTGGGGTTGCCTCTGCCCAAGGACGAGGCCATGTTCCAACTCTTGGGTAACCCCATGATGCTCACCATTTACGGGGGTTCCAGCCAGATCGCCCAACGTTATGCCTCTGATAACCGCTTTCGTTTTTTACCAACGCAGTCAGTCGGTGAACTGCTTTGGAACTTCACCCAAGCCCAATTGGTCAAATACTACGAAGACAACGCCCACGATCCCGACGAGCAGATTTGGCACCGTTTCTTGCTGCGCTGCCTGTTGCCTTACATTGCCTACCGCATGGAAGAGCAAGGTGATTTTTTCCTGGCCTATCGACGCCGGAGCAATCCTGATTTTAACTTCCAAATTCTTTTGGACGAAGCCTTCGTAGAACTTAACAGAGAGGAGCTCACAGATGTTTTTCCAGAGTTTGCAGGTAAACGTACTTTCCTTGGGTTGGGAGAGATGACTGACTTAGATGCTCGCGAACAACGCTCCCGCCGCATTCGAGAATATTTGGTGGAAAAACTCACCCTCCTGGTGCTGGAAAAAGACGAACTCCGTTTCCTGCACCAAAATTTCCGCGATTTTTTTGCGACTTGCCACCTGCTGAATACGGCGGAGATGGGCATCGCAGCACCCTACTGGACTACACGCGCCTTACCTGTGTATCTGCGTCGGATGCTGACCCAAATTGAAGGCGAGCACCACTACGACCCGCAAAAAGTGTTAGCAGCCAGGCTTATGCCCGGTTTTCAAGCCCAAAGCCGCCTCGCCCTTTTGCTCAACCAATGCCGGGGAACCTTTCACGACGAACCGACCCAAACCGCCGTGATGAATCTGGTCGCAACCCTCGCCGACGGGCGACAAACCCTTGCGGGGGCGGATTTACGGGACTTGGATTTGCAGAAGGTTCGCTTCAATGGCATCCCCTTATCCGCGCAGCAGTACTACCGCTACCTTCCTGCTCGATTGGAAAATGCTTTGTTAAAAGGAAGACTGCTTTTTTCGCAGGGCCATAACCGCAGGGCTAGTAGTGTGAGTTACAGCCCACACGGTAAAAAGATCTTGTCGGGGTCACATGACGGTACGGTGAAAGAATGGTTGGTGCTCAGTGGGGAATGCCTGCAAACGCTGCAGGGGCATGAGGACTGGGTCAATAGCGTGAGTTACAGTCCAGATGGTAAAAAGATCTTGTCGGGATCAAATGATGGGACAGTGAAAGAATGGTTGATGGCCAGCGGTGAATGCCTGCAAACGCTGCATGGGCATGGTTACGGGGTCTGGAGCGTGAGTTACAGCCCAGACGGTAAAAAGATCTTGTCGGGGTCACATGACTGTACGGTGAAAGAATGGTTGGTGGCTAGCGGAGAATGCCTGCAAACGCTGCAGGGGCATTCCGACCCGGTTATGAGCGTGAGTTACAGCGCAGACGGTAAAAAGATTTTGTCGGGGTCAGTTGACTGTACGGTGAAAGAATGGTTGGTGGTCAGCGGGGAATGCCTGCAAACGCTGCGGGGGCATGACAACGTAGTATCAAGCGTGAGTTACAGCGCAGACGGTAAAAAGATCTTGTCGGGGTCATCTGATAAGACGGTGAAAGAATGGTTGGTGGCTAGCGGGGAATGCTTGCAAACGCTGCGGGGGCATGACAGCGGGATTGAGAGCGTGAGTTACAGCGCAGACGGTAAAAAGATCTTGTCGGGGTCATCTGATCATACGGTGAAAGAATGGTTGGTGGCCAGCGGGGAATGCCTGCAAACGCTACGGGGGCATACATACAGGGTCGAGAGCGTGAGTTACAGCGCAGACGGTAAAAAGATCTTGTCGGGGTCAGCTGACGGTACGGTGAAAGAATGGTTGGTGGTCAGCGGGGAATGTCTACAAACGCTGCAGGGGTATGACGATGGGGTCAGTAGTGTAAGTTACAGCCCAGATGGGCAAAAGATCTTGTTGGGGTCAGCTGACGGTACGGTGAAAGAATGGTTGGTGGCCAGCGGGGAATGCCTGCAAACGCTGCGGGGGCATGACAACGTAGTATCAAGCGTGAGTTACAGCGCAGACGGTAAAAAGATCTTGTCGGGGTCAGATGATCGGACGGTGAAAGAATGGTTGGTGCTCAGTGGGGAATGCCTGCAAACGCTGCATGGGCATGACGGAGGGGTGAGTAGCGTGAGTTATAGTCCAAACGAGCAAAAGATCTTGTCTGGGTCAGATGATCATACGGTGAAAGAATGGTCGGTGGCCAGCGGGGAATGCCTGCAAACGCTGCAGGGGCATACATATGGGGTCGAGAGCGTGAGTTACAGCGCAGACGGTAAAAAGATCTTGTCGGGGTCATCTGATAAGACGGTGAAAGAATGGTTGGTGGCCAGCGGAGAATGCCTGCAAACGCTGCGGGGGCATACATACAGGGTCGAGAGCGTGAGTTACAGCGCAGACGGTAAAAAGATCTTGTCTGGGTCAGATGATCATACGGTGAAAGAATGGTCGGTGGCCAGTGGGGAGTGCCTGCAAACGCTGAATGGGCATGACAGACAAGTCAGGAGCATGAGTTACAGCCCAGATGGTAAAAAAATCTTGTCAGGGTCATATGACAAGAGGGTGAAAGAATGGTTGGTATCAAGTGGTGAATGCCTGCAAACACTGCAGGGGCATGACAGCGGGATTGAGAGCGTGAGTTACAGCACAGACGGTAAAAAGATCTTGTCGGTGTCACATGACCGGACGGTGAAAGAATGGTTGGTGGAAAGCGGGGAATGCCTGCAAACGCTCCATAACGAGGCGGGTTTGATGATTCAGGGTTGCGATTTCAGCCATTGCCATCCAGATTCTGTATTTACTCAAGAAGAGAAAGAGCGGCTGAGGCAGTATGGAGCTATCTTTGATGAAAAAGACCAGGCTATGTGGGAAGCAACTACAGCGGAAGCACGCAGTGGCCTGGAACCTGATAAAAATTACATCAGCACAACAACATGA
- a CDS encoding sensor histidine kinase has translation MENGKPFCKQYLIILILLLGLSSSLSANTNPLLSPADSILEAQRRPFLPHIHSVAWVRDLIAEDSTSSRAKILQPLAALDENWLKQARFSPQIPQQWCGFWSSSSGNAVDVFPHNVFYKNRLYRVRGAFELQGLLIFQIEEAALTKLLAMVHTSSRMGESNCHAYELSKEKFTEPTFYFLSQRERRAVQMIPNPLYGEYVEQNKSSFMRTKTLAALGQNSIVAMKRRWLIKSRGEAFMKGRRAYRLFTVEEKSGLPGYFLLEKMDLYKDVWTLSLIVPSNHNTFRESFFVLGTKTAKPDKIRIPYTWIFFSVLFALLVYGLYRRRLYNLQRAQSRTQLALSGLRAQLNPHFLFNALTSIQDLVNQDNKPAANRYFNEMAELLRYVVDSSKEEYTPLAAELEALEKYCSLESLRTPFGYSFDVRPELNQNTTEIPTLLIQPFIENAILHGLRPSTEAKELKVSIWPEGDNRIGVSILDNGIGIEEAQRRQNANNDLRGHQGMATTQQRIDLLNEGKREKITLKIVDRRRLKSNLTGTLVQLSIPI, from the coding sequence ATGGAAAACGGTAAACCATTTTGTAAACAATACCTCATAATCCTCATCCTCTTGCTGGGCTTAAGCTCCAGCCTGAGTGCCAATACCAATCCGCTCTTGTCACCAGCCGATTCTATCCTGGAGGCGCAACGTCGGCCTTTCCTCCCCCACATCCATAGTGTGGCCTGGGTGCGGGACTTGATCGCGGAGGATTCCACCTCTAGTCGGGCAAAAATACTCCAACCCCTTGCGGCATTGGACGAAAACTGGCTGAAACAGGCTCGTTTTTCACCCCAAATTCCTCAGCAATGGTGTGGTTTTTGGAGCAGCTCGAGCGGCAATGCGGTCGATGTGTTCCCCCACAATGTCTTTTACAAGAATCGCCTGTATCGGGTAAGGGGAGCCTTCGAACTACAAGGTTTGCTCATTTTTCAAATCGAAGAGGCTGCGCTGACCAAACTTTTGGCCATGGTGCATACTTCCTCCCGCATGGGTGAATCGAATTGCCACGCGTATGAACTCTCCAAAGAAAAATTTACGGAGCCAACTTTTTATTTCCTCTCCCAGCGGGAGCGCAGGGCTGTACAAATGATCCCGAACCCATTGTACGGCGAATATGTGGAACAAAATAAATCCAGCTTCATGCGGACTAAAACCCTGGCCGCTTTGGGGCAAAATTCCATCGTCGCCATGAAGCGGCGCTGGCTGATCAAATCCCGCGGAGAGGCGTTCATGAAGGGGCGCCGTGCTTACCGCTTGTTTACGGTAGAGGAAAAATCTGGTTTGCCCGGTTATTTTTTACTCGAAAAAATGGACCTGTACAAAGATGTCTGGACTTTGAGTCTGATCGTGCCATCCAACCACAATACTTTCCGAGAGTCATTCTTTGTGTTAGGCACTAAGACGGCCAAACCAGACAAAATAAGGATTCCGTACACCTGGATCTTTTTTAGCGTCCTTTTTGCACTATTGGTCTACGGCCTCTACCGCCGTCGCCTGTACAACCTCCAACGGGCACAGTCCCGCACCCAGTTGGCCCTCTCGGGCTTGCGCGCCCAACTGAATCCGCATTTCCTGTTTAATGCCTTGACTTCCATCCAGGATCTGGTCAATCAGGACAACAAACCGGCGGCCAACCGCTATTTTAATGAAATGGCGGAACTGCTGCGCTACGTCGTCGATAGCTCCAAAGAGGAGTATACCCCGCTTGCGGCGGAACTGGAGGCCCTGGAGAAGTATTGTTCGCTCGAATCGCTGCGCACGCCGTTTGGGTACAGTTTTGATGTCCGCCCCGAACTGAACCAAAATACCACCGAGATTCCCACGCTGCTGATTCAACCTTTTATCGAAAATGCTATCTTGCATGGCCTGCGCCCCAGCACGGAAGCCAAAGAACTTAAGGTCAGCATCTGGCCGGAAGGGGACAACCGCATCGGGGTCTCCATCCTCGACAACGGCATCGGCATCGAAGAGGCGCAGCGTCGCCAAAATGCCAACAACGACCTCCGTGGTCACCAGGGCATGGCGACTACCCAACAACGGATCGATTTGCTCAACGAGGGCAAACGGGAAAAGATTACCCTCAAGATCGTCGACCGCCGCCGCCTCAAATCCAATTTGACCGGCACCCTCGTCCAACTTTCTATCCCCATCTAA
- a CDS encoding sensor histidine kinase — protein sequence MNTFKKTFLTSLFPMLLWLSWNTPSLARTDLDALRQKAVQEVLPHLAQLEKMRQATQKDTAKFARLQLLLDIDQAWLQQAQFSPHVVADWVGYRHAASRKETIDLFEEYVHLWSKLSKVAYFFHRGDQAIVGLDMPENPTLILLNRSKGQLNLQHFLALSENRPANHQKPQFNFLPTQKMVPRALQGEYISTTRRSIVEVWRTEAPAIFRDSLIKALDRTWKVYTAEEIKVPGKTDKMMYRILAFDKNGIPGYFTMKKDGRIWHFNLHLEQSDKLGQNNYQFQFFAKSRHLRGRYLHFAFLSYLVLQFLSGWRTERKNRKLEAERDRANLALMGLRARLNPHFLFNTLGSIQDLMNQNNLDAANRYFSEMAELLRYVVDSASNDYVLLRDELNALEKYCSLEALRTPFEYSFVVDPGIDLDTEVPTMLLQPFVENAILHGLRPGTDPKVLLLKLKLKTPKLLVITIQDTGIGIEESRRRTHLLSPGRSHQGMDLTNQRIELLNMGKSDPIELEIQDRKRVSKQSGTTVRLYIPI from the coding sequence ATGAACACCTTCAAAAAAACCTTCCTCACCAGCCTTTTTCCGATGCTCCTGTGGCTGAGCTGGAACACACCTTCCCTCGCCCGTACCGATCTGGATGCGCTGCGCCAAAAAGCCGTCCAGGAAGTTTTGCCCCACCTGGCTCAATTGGAAAAGATGCGGCAGGCGACCCAAAAGGATACGGCAAAGTTTGCCCGGCTACAGTTGTTGTTGGACATCGATCAGGCCTGGTTGCAACAGGCGCAATTCAGCCCCCACGTGGTTGCGGATTGGGTAGGCTACCGGCACGCGGCTTCCCGAAAAGAGACCATCGATCTGTTTGAGGAGTACGTGCATCTTTGGAGTAAATTGTCTAAGGTCGCTTACTTTTTTCATCGGGGTGATCAGGCCATTGTAGGACTGGATATGCCCGAAAATCCGACCCTCATCCTCCTCAACCGCAGCAAGGGTCAACTCAACCTGCAGCACTTCCTGGCCTTGAGTGAAAACCGGCCCGCCAACCATCAGAAACCCCAATTTAATTTCTTGCCTACCCAAAAAATGGTGCCCCGCGCTTTACAGGGGGAGTACATCTCTACGACCAGAAGATCCATTGTTGAAGTTTGGCGTACGGAAGCGCCCGCCATTTTTCGCGACTCCTTGATCAAAGCCCTCGATCGTACCTGGAAGGTGTACACCGCGGAGGAGATTAAGGTACCGGGTAAAACCGACAAAATGATGTACCGCATCTTGGCTTTTGACAAAAATGGCATTCCCGGGTATTTCACCATGAAAAAAGACGGTAGGATTTGGCACTTCAACCTTCATTTGGAACAAAGTGACAAGCTGGGCCAAAACAACTACCAGTTTCAATTTTTTGCCAAATCGCGTCACTTGCGAGGACGCTACTTGCATTTTGCATTCCTGAGTTACCTGGTGCTGCAATTTTTATCTGGATGGCGCACCGAGCGAAAAAATCGGAAGTTGGAAGCAGAACGGGATCGGGCCAATTTGGCCTTGATGGGACTTCGCGCCCGTCTGAATCCGCATTTTTTGTTCAATACCTTAGGCTCAATTCAGGATCTGATGAATCAAAACAACCTCGACGCGGCCAATCGGTATTTTTCAGAAATGGCGGAACTGCTGCGCTACGTGGTCGATAGTGCGTCGAACGATTATGTACTCCTCAGGGACGAACTCAATGCCCTGGAAAAGTATTGCTCCCTGGAGGCCCTGCGCACCCCCTTTGAGTATTCTTTTGTGGTCGACCCCGGGATCGATCTCGATACGGAGGTCCCCACCATGCTTTTGCAGCCTTTTGTCGAAAATGCCATCTTGCATGGCCTGCGCCCAGGTACTGATCCTAAAGTACTCTTGCTGAAGCTCAAATTGAAAACCCCCAAGCTCCTGGTCATCACGATTCAAGATACCGGAATCGGGATTGAGGAATCGCGCCGCCGGACGCATCTGCTTTCTCCGGGTCGCAGCCACCAGGGCATGGACTTAACGAATCAACGGATTGAGCTGCTCAATATGGGAAAAAGCGACCCCATTGAACTCGAAATTCAAGATCGGAAACGGGTGTCCAAGCAATCGGGTACCACCGTCCGGCTTTATATTCCGATCTAA
- a CDS encoding LytR/AlgR family response regulator transcription factor, producing the protein MIRAIHIDDEPHNHRELARVLAATCPQVSILGQALNAAEGQALYQQYGPDLIFLDIEMPGTNGFQFLESIQPLRAEVIFVTAYDQYAIQAIRFAALDYLLKPVSPKDLTAAVAKVQEKILARLGNQQLQLLLENLRNPQQQPKIALPSADRVDFVEPDQLIRCQSDNTYTYVHLADGSKMLVTKSLREFSIMLSPYGFIRTHQSHLVNRKYVRSLLKRDGDSLLLTDGTLVPISLRQKAEVLAALK; encoded by the coding sequence ATGATCCGCGCCATCCACATCGACGACGAACCCCACAACCACCGCGAGCTGGCCCGTGTCCTTGCCGCCACCTGTCCGCAGGTCAGCATCCTCGGCCAAGCCCTCAACGCCGCCGAAGGCCAGGCCTTGTACCAGCAATACGGTCCCGACCTGATCTTCCTCGACATCGAGATGCCCGGCACCAATGGTTTCCAGTTCCTGGAGTCCATCCAGCCGCTCCGTGCCGAGGTGATCTTCGTGACGGCTTACGACCAATACGCCATCCAGGCCATCCGCTTTGCGGCCCTGGACTACCTGCTCAAACCCGTCAGTCCCAAAGACCTGACTGCAGCCGTGGCCAAGGTGCAGGAAAAAATCCTGGCGCGTCTCGGCAACCAGCAACTGCAACTCCTACTCGAAAACCTGCGCAACCCGCAGCAGCAACCCAAAATTGCGCTGCCTTCCGCCGATCGGGTCGATTTTGTGGAGCCGGATCAGCTCATCCGTTGCCAGTCCGACAATACGTATACTTATGTCCACCTTGCTGATGGCAGCAAGATGTTGGTCACCAAAAGCCTGCGCGAGTTCAGCATCATGCTCAGCCCTTATGGCTTCATCCGCACCCACCAGTCACACCTGGTCAACCGCAAGTATGTTCGCTCGCTCCTCAAACGCGACGGTGATAGCCTCTTGCTGACCGATGGTACCCTGGTGCCCATCTCCCTCCGCCAAAAGGCTGAGGTGCTGGCAGCCTTGAAGTAG
- a CDS encoding KilA-N domain-containing protein, which yields MSGVTKFDYGGQTISFEFADGNKMINATEMARPFRKQIGHFLALQGTRDYILLLESRYRDSDIGGMAREVLRVIKGGVPELQGTWMDEKLALKFAAWLSPEFELWVYDRIQELITTGVTRLQGIPPSGFAATLRLLAEQWEKQEHINENVREELDKTAQRLDELESKIISVDDHYYTIAGYCNLHKIPCPLHQAKEWGKTAAALSRQKDIPTGAAHDERYGQVRTYHEDVLKEVIG from the coding sequence ATGAGTGGTGTAACTAAATTTGATTACGGAGGCCAGACAATCAGCTTTGAATTTGCTGATGGTAACAAGATGATTAATGCTACCGAAATGGCCCGGCCATTCCGAAAGCAGATCGGCCATTTTTTGGCTCTCCAAGGCACAAGGGACTATATTTTGTTGCTGGAATCCCGATATCGTGATTCCGATATCGGAGGAATGGCGCGGGAAGTACTGCGAGTGATTAAGGGTGGCGTCCCTGAATTACAGGGAACCTGGATGGATGAAAAACTCGCACTGAAGTTTGCCGCCTGGTTATCACCTGAGTTTGAGTTATGGGTCTATGATCGCATTCAGGAACTCATTACTACCGGAGTAACCCGCCTGCAGGGTATTCCCCCCTCTGGCTTTGCGGCGACCTTGCGCCTCCTGGCCGAGCAGTGGGAGAAACAGGAACATATCAATGAAAATGTGCGGGAAGAATTGGACAAGACCGCCCAGCGCCTCGATGAGCTGGAGTCCAAAATCATTAGTGTCGATGACCATTATTACACCATCGCTGGCTATTGCAATTTGCATAAAATCCCCTGCCCTCTTCACCAGGCCAAGGAATGGGGGAAAACCGCAGCAGCACTAAGCCGCCAGAAGGATATTCCCACGGGTGCCGCGCACGATGAACGGTATGGCCAGGTCAGAACCTACCATGAGGACGTACTGAAAGAGGTGATTGGGTAA